One segment of Primulina tabacum isolate GXHZ01 chromosome 6, ASM2559414v2, whole genome shotgun sequence DNA contains the following:
- the LOC142549111 gene encoding uncharacterized protein LOC142549111 isoform X2 translates to MGFKVSLCLILLCWLLLVLSLRVDGIGAEVSVKLLRAPREFSNIKSATFAFEVLVGGNGRICTDCSTNCKLDNSTFSACEGGNMTYTSLLDGNHTFEVCANGLSGVACAGYDWIVDTINPTAYVTTPTPFTSASHVLVNISFSEPCGGGGGFRCSTINTCNLLVYGAGEVVPSTFDVVQPHLKYSIVVHLSQRIQYGRVILVMDRNFCSDSAGNIFARSKNSSYFIHIDRRSNNVNLKTHIPERQLAIEGETRTVLATNKNRNLKVYLYFTEPVLNSSTEILNSITTSEGSFVPVSGDTFGNRRFGYQLTDVAEMAVVTVSVQTNLVISRQGTSVTPVPPITFLYDSQRPTVRLSTTSKMRTKETSIPIVIKFVKPVFGFNSSLITISGGHLLSFQEMTKSIYAVHVQALADSISVYIPENITTDVSGNKNRASNTILIRHYSVPVESLILSTFVTTAFGVTCLIGGFLTVSTATLLSFGAFSRPSSILSSDPARYIFRIAYHIQVFALSKWLAVTLPIEYYEFARGLQWSIPYLKLPWERKNVLPMMVGSSSSRSRLVHSSEIRETGVFKGVQPRAGSLESAAKVYGLPLTPMEYISYFESHHIVPQAEYILDPRNSHGWRDFSRSMFWLSIIGGTLVLVHVLFLFILKFKKKNNEKRSFGALIFPRFEIFLLILALPCFCKASAALLKGGMSSGMAIGFLIMSIVALVMLSLFLFLSCGITLGKLLQYKEVHREGQIFRWYKEIIRAILGPGKRSQWTWKNRPGSTNLTIFGPLFEDLRGPPKYMLSQISVGRVNKRDDRIIASDDETEDAEAPIIQKLFGIMRIYYTFLECSKRVALGIVAGAYVQNSSLKTPTIIVLCMTSFQLFFMVLKKPFIKKKVQLAEIVSVSGEVAIFAICYVFLEQKFSPQNERKIGISMLLIFLLAFLVQMINEWRALYRQIKRLDPINNSFLRGLENALIGFLLFCCPHGLVKNLDRKFPLNNTTETAETTFSANRIQSLGSAASGDKSWLKQIQELARSSFSKDGARTIPGDPSTSKSTKSSGFWRARMSGSSTASTDVSTKQRGLHRELEEIFSLK, encoded by the exons ATGGGCTTTAAAGTTTCTCTTTGTTTGATTTTGCTTTGTTGGTTGCTTCTTGTTCTAAGTTTGAGAGTTGATGGCATCGGCGCTGAGGTTTCTGTCAAATTATTACGAGCCCCTCGTGAGTTCTCTAATATAAAATCAGCCACGTTTGCTTTTGAAGTTTTGGTGGGTGGCAATGGCAGAATTTGCACAGATTGCTCCACAAATTGCAAG CTGGATAATAGCACATTTTCAGCTTGTGAAGGTGGAAATATGACCTATACAAGTCTGCTAGATGGAAATCACACATTTGAGGTGTGCGCCAATGGGTTGTCTGGAGTTGCCTGTGCCGGCTATGATTGGATTGTTG acactattaACCCAACAGCATATGTTACTACTCCAACACCCTTTACTAGTGCTTCTCATGTCTTAGTGAACATATCTTTCAGTGAACCttgtggtggtggaggtggtttCAGATGTTCTACTATAAACACCTGCAAC CTTCTGGTTTATGGTGCGGGTGAGGTTGTACCGAGTACATTTGACGTTGTTCAGCCACATTTGAAATATTCTATTGTTGTCCATTTGTCTCAAAGAATTCAATATGGACGTGTGATCTTGGTAATGGACAGAAATTTCTGTTCAGACTCTGCAGGAAACATATTTGCAAGGAGtaaaaattcgagttatttcaTACACATTG ATAGAAGAAGCAATAATGTGAACTTGAAGACTCATATACCAGAAAGACAACTTGCAATTGAAGGTGAAACTAGAACTGTACTGGCAACTAATAAAAATAGGAATCTAAAGGTGTACCTGTATTTCACGGAACCAGTCCTCAACTCATCCACTGAAATTCTAAATTCCATCACCACAAGTGAAGGATCATTTGTGCCCGTCAGTGGGGATACCTTTGGAAATCGAAGATTTGGCTATCAG CTAACAGATGTAGCGGAGATGGCTGTTGTTACTGTGAGCGTGCAAACAAACTTAGTAATCAGCAGACAAGGGACCTCTGTCACTCCTGTACCTCCCATAACTTTTCTCTATG ATTCTCAAAGGCCTACAGTTAGGCTGAGCACAACAAGCAAAATGCGAACAAAAGAAACGAGTATTCCGATTGTGATCAAATTCGTGAAGCCAGTATTTGGCTTTAACTCATCTCTTATAACCATCTCTGGTGGTCATTTGCTCAG TTTCCAGGAGATGACTAAGAGCATCTATGCCGTGCATGTACAAGCACTCGCCGATTCTATATCAGTCTATATTCCCGAAAACATAACCACGGATGTCTCTGGAAATAAAAATAGAGCATCCAACACTATACTAATCAGGCACT ATTCTGTGCCGGTGGAATCTTTGATTCTTTCAACCTTTGTTACTACTGCTTTTGGTGTGACATGTTTGATTGGAGGGTTTCTCACTGTTTCAACAGCAACACTTTTATCTTTTGGAGCATTCTCCAGGCCAAGTTCTATCTTATCCTCTGACCCTGCAAGATATATTTTT AGAATCGCTTACCACATTCAGGTGTTTGCCTTATCTAAATGGCTGGCAGTTACTTTGCCTATAGAATATTATGAATTCGCAAGAGGTCTGCAATGGAGTATCCCTTACTTGAAGCTCCCATGGGAGAGAAAAAATGTCCTGCCAATGATGGTTGGATCGAGTTCTTCTAGGAGCCGACTAGTACATAGTTCTGAAATCCGTGAAACAGGAGTTTTCAAGGGTGTTCAACCAAGAGCTGGCAGTCTGGAATCAGCAGCCAAAGTGTATGGATTGCCACTGACTCCTATGGAATACATATCCTATTTTGAG AGCCATCATATTGTGCCTCAAGCTGAATATATTTTAGATCCAAGAAATTCACACGG GTGGAGAGATTTCAGTAGAAGCATGTTTTGGTTATCCATAATTGGTGGCACCTTGGTTCTGGTCCATGTTTTATTCCTTTTTATCCTTAAATTCAAGAAGAAAAACAACGAAAAACGGAGCTTTGGAGCTCTTATTTTTCCAAGATTCGAGATATTTCTGCTAATTCTTGCGCTACCATGCTTCTGCAAAGCTTCAGCTGCTTTGCTCAAAG GTGGGATGTCTTCTGGAATGGCCATAGGGTTTCTGATCATGAGTATAGTTGCTTTGGTTATGTTATCATTGTTTTTGTTCCTTTCCTGCGGAATCACGCTAGGGAAGCTGCTTCAGTACAAGGAAGTACATCGTGAGGGACAAATATTTCGATGGTATAAAGAAATTATTCGAGCCATACTGGGTCCTGGTAAAAGAAGCCAATGGACGTGGAAGAACCGCCCTGGTTCAACTAATCTTACCATTTTCGGCCCTCTATTTGAGGATCTTAGAGGCCCTCCAAAGTACATGCTGTCTCAGATTTCTGTTGGTCGTGTGAACAAACGTGATGACAGAATAATTGCTTCTGATGACGAAACGGAAGATGCAGAAGCACCCATAATTCAAAAATTGTTTGGAATTATGAGGATTTACTACACATTTCTTGAATGTTCCAAACGTGTGGCACTCGGAATCGTGGCTGGTGCTTATGTACAGAACTCATCCTTAAAAACTCCAACGATCATAGTACTTTGTATGACCTCATTTCAACTGTTCTTCATGGTTCTTAAGAAGCCATTCATTAAGAAAAAGGTCCAGCTAGCCGAGATTGTCTCAGTGTCAGGTGAGGTCGCCATTTTTGCAATCTGTTATGTTTTCTTGGAACAGAAGTTTTCCCCCCAAAACGAGAGGAAAATTGGGATCTCGATGCTGTTGATTTTCTTGTTAGCCTTTCTAGTCCAAATGATCAATGAATGGCGTGCACTATACCGACAGATAAAGCGTCTGGATCCCATTAACAACTCGTTTTTACGAGGTTTGGAAAATGCTTTAATTGGATTCCTCTTGTTCTGTTGTCCCCACGGTTTGGTCAAGAATCTCGACCGAAAGTTCCCTTTAAACAATACTACTGAAACGGCAGAAACGACTTTTTCTGCTAATAGGATTCAGAGCTTGGGGAGCGCGGCCTCCGGAGACAAGTCGTGGTTGAAGCAAATTCAAGAACTAGCAAGATCAAGCTTTAGTAAAGACGGAGCCAGGACCATCCCAGGCGATCCATCCACGAGTAAATCGACCAAGTCGAGCGGATTTTGGAGAGCTAGGATGAGTGGAAGTTCGACTGCGTCTACTGACGTTAGTACAAAACAGAGGGGATTGCACAGAGAATTGGAAGaaattttttcattaaaatga
- the LOC142549111 gene encoding uncharacterized protein LOC142549111 isoform X1: protein MGFKVSLCLILLCWLLLVLSLRVDGIGAEVSVKLLRAPREFSNIKSATFAFEVLVGGNGRICTDCSTNCKLDNSTFSACEGGNMTYTSLLDGNHTFEVCANGLSGVACAGYDWIVDTINPTAYVTTPTPFTSASHVLVNISFSEPCGGGGGFRCSTINTCNLLVYGAGEVVPSTFDVVQPHLKYSIVVHLSQRIQYGRVILVMDRNFCSDSAGNIFARSKNSSYFIHIDRRSNNVNLKTHIPERQLAIEGETRTVLATNKNRNLKVYLYFTEPVLNSSTEILNSITTSEGSFVPVSGDTFGNRRFGYQLQLTDVAEMAVVTVSVQTNLVISRQGTSVTPVPPITFLYDSQRPTVRLSTTSKMRTKETSIPIVIKFVKPVFGFNSSLITISGGHLLSFQEMTKSIYAVHVQALADSISVYIPENITTDVSGNKNRASNTILIRHYSVPVESLILSTFVTTAFGVTCLIGGFLTVSTATLLSFGAFSRPSSILSSDPARYIFRIAYHIQVFALSKWLAVTLPIEYYEFARGLQWSIPYLKLPWERKNVLPMMVGSSSSRSRLVHSSEIRETGVFKGVQPRAGSLESAAKVYGLPLTPMEYISYFESHHIVPQAEYILDPRNSHGWRDFSRSMFWLSIIGGTLVLVHVLFLFILKFKKKNNEKRSFGALIFPRFEIFLLILALPCFCKASAALLKGGMSSGMAIGFLIMSIVALVMLSLFLFLSCGITLGKLLQYKEVHREGQIFRWYKEIIRAILGPGKRSQWTWKNRPGSTNLTIFGPLFEDLRGPPKYMLSQISVGRVNKRDDRIIASDDETEDAEAPIIQKLFGIMRIYYTFLECSKRVALGIVAGAYVQNSSLKTPTIIVLCMTSFQLFFMVLKKPFIKKKVQLAEIVSVSGEVAIFAICYVFLEQKFSPQNERKIGISMLLIFLLAFLVQMINEWRALYRQIKRLDPINNSFLRGLENALIGFLLFCCPHGLVKNLDRKFPLNNTTETAETTFSANRIQSLGSAASGDKSWLKQIQELARSSFSKDGARTIPGDPSTSKSTKSSGFWRARMSGSSTASTDVSTKQRGLHRELEEIFSLK, encoded by the exons ATGGGCTTTAAAGTTTCTCTTTGTTTGATTTTGCTTTGTTGGTTGCTTCTTGTTCTAAGTTTGAGAGTTGATGGCATCGGCGCTGAGGTTTCTGTCAAATTATTACGAGCCCCTCGTGAGTTCTCTAATATAAAATCAGCCACGTTTGCTTTTGAAGTTTTGGTGGGTGGCAATGGCAGAATTTGCACAGATTGCTCCACAAATTGCAAG CTGGATAATAGCACATTTTCAGCTTGTGAAGGTGGAAATATGACCTATACAAGTCTGCTAGATGGAAATCACACATTTGAGGTGTGCGCCAATGGGTTGTCTGGAGTTGCCTGTGCCGGCTATGATTGGATTGTTG acactattaACCCAACAGCATATGTTACTACTCCAACACCCTTTACTAGTGCTTCTCATGTCTTAGTGAACATATCTTTCAGTGAACCttgtggtggtggaggtggtttCAGATGTTCTACTATAAACACCTGCAAC CTTCTGGTTTATGGTGCGGGTGAGGTTGTACCGAGTACATTTGACGTTGTTCAGCCACATTTGAAATATTCTATTGTTGTCCATTTGTCTCAAAGAATTCAATATGGACGTGTGATCTTGGTAATGGACAGAAATTTCTGTTCAGACTCTGCAGGAAACATATTTGCAAGGAGtaaaaattcgagttatttcaTACACATTG ATAGAAGAAGCAATAATGTGAACTTGAAGACTCATATACCAGAAAGACAACTTGCAATTGAAGGTGAAACTAGAACTGTACTGGCAACTAATAAAAATAGGAATCTAAAGGTGTACCTGTATTTCACGGAACCAGTCCTCAACTCATCCACTGAAATTCTAAATTCCATCACCACAAGTGAAGGATCATTTGTGCCCGTCAGTGGGGATACCTTTGGAAATCGAAGATTTGGCTATCAG TTGCAGCTAACAGATGTAGCGGAGATGGCTGTTGTTACTGTGAGCGTGCAAACAAACTTAGTAATCAGCAGACAAGGGACCTCTGTCACTCCTGTACCTCCCATAACTTTTCTCTATG ATTCTCAAAGGCCTACAGTTAGGCTGAGCACAACAAGCAAAATGCGAACAAAAGAAACGAGTATTCCGATTGTGATCAAATTCGTGAAGCCAGTATTTGGCTTTAACTCATCTCTTATAACCATCTCTGGTGGTCATTTGCTCAG TTTCCAGGAGATGACTAAGAGCATCTATGCCGTGCATGTACAAGCACTCGCCGATTCTATATCAGTCTATATTCCCGAAAACATAACCACGGATGTCTCTGGAAATAAAAATAGAGCATCCAACACTATACTAATCAGGCACT ATTCTGTGCCGGTGGAATCTTTGATTCTTTCAACCTTTGTTACTACTGCTTTTGGTGTGACATGTTTGATTGGAGGGTTTCTCACTGTTTCAACAGCAACACTTTTATCTTTTGGAGCATTCTCCAGGCCAAGTTCTATCTTATCCTCTGACCCTGCAAGATATATTTTT AGAATCGCTTACCACATTCAGGTGTTTGCCTTATCTAAATGGCTGGCAGTTACTTTGCCTATAGAATATTATGAATTCGCAAGAGGTCTGCAATGGAGTATCCCTTACTTGAAGCTCCCATGGGAGAGAAAAAATGTCCTGCCAATGATGGTTGGATCGAGTTCTTCTAGGAGCCGACTAGTACATAGTTCTGAAATCCGTGAAACAGGAGTTTTCAAGGGTGTTCAACCAAGAGCTGGCAGTCTGGAATCAGCAGCCAAAGTGTATGGATTGCCACTGACTCCTATGGAATACATATCCTATTTTGAG AGCCATCATATTGTGCCTCAAGCTGAATATATTTTAGATCCAAGAAATTCACACGG GTGGAGAGATTTCAGTAGAAGCATGTTTTGGTTATCCATAATTGGTGGCACCTTGGTTCTGGTCCATGTTTTATTCCTTTTTATCCTTAAATTCAAGAAGAAAAACAACGAAAAACGGAGCTTTGGAGCTCTTATTTTTCCAAGATTCGAGATATTTCTGCTAATTCTTGCGCTACCATGCTTCTGCAAAGCTTCAGCTGCTTTGCTCAAAG GTGGGATGTCTTCTGGAATGGCCATAGGGTTTCTGATCATGAGTATAGTTGCTTTGGTTATGTTATCATTGTTTTTGTTCCTTTCCTGCGGAATCACGCTAGGGAAGCTGCTTCAGTACAAGGAAGTACATCGTGAGGGACAAATATTTCGATGGTATAAAGAAATTATTCGAGCCATACTGGGTCCTGGTAAAAGAAGCCAATGGACGTGGAAGAACCGCCCTGGTTCAACTAATCTTACCATTTTCGGCCCTCTATTTGAGGATCTTAGAGGCCCTCCAAAGTACATGCTGTCTCAGATTTCTGTTGGTCGTGTGAACAAACGTGATGACAGAATAATTGCTTCTGATGACGAAACGGAAGATGCAGAAGCACCCATAATTCAAAAATTGTTTGGAATTATGAGGATTTACTACACATTTCTTGAATGTTCCAAACGTGTGGCACTCGGAATCGTGGCTGGTGCTTATGTACAGAACTCATCCTTAAAAACTCCAACGATCATAGTACTTTGTATGACCTCATTTCAACTGTTCTTCATGGTTCTTAAGAAGCCATTCATTAAGAAAAAGGTCCAGCTAGCCGAGATTGTCTCAGTGTCAGGTGAGGTCGCCATTTTTGCAATCTGTTATGTTTTCTTGGAACAGAAGTTTTCCCCCCAAAACGAGAGGAAAATTGGGATCTCGATGCTGTTGATTTTCTTGTTAGCCTTTCTAGTCCAAATGATCAATGAATGGCGTGCACTATACCGACAGATAAAGCGTCTGGATCCCATTAACAACTCGTTTTTACGAGGTTTGGAAAATGCTTTAATTGGATTCCTCTTGTTCTGTTGTCCCCACGGTTTGGTCAAGAATCTCGACCGAAAGTTCCCTTTAAACAATACTACTGAAACGGCAGAAACGACTTTTTCTGCTAATAGGATTCAGAGCTTGGGGAGCGCGGCCTCCGGAGACAAGTCGTGGTTGAAGCAAATTCAAGAACTAGCAAGATCAAGCTTTAGTAAAGACGGAGCCAGGACCATCCCAGGCGATCCATCCACGAGTAAATCGACCAAGTCGAGCGGATTTTGGAGAGCTAGGATGAGTGGAAGTTCGACTGCGTCTACTGACGTTAGTACAAAACAGAGGGGATTGCACAGAGAATTGGAAGaaattttttcattaaaatga
- the LOC142549111 gene encoding uncharacterized protein LOC142549111 isoform X4, translating to MEITHLRCAPMGCLELPVPAMIGLLLLVYGAGEVVPSTFDVVQPHLKYSIVVHLSQRIQYGRVILVMDRNFCSDSAGNIFARSKNSSYFIHIDRRSNNVNLKTHIPERQLAIEGETRTVLATNKNRNLKVYLYFTEPVLNSSTEILNSITTSEGSFVPVSGDTFGNRRFGYQLQLTDVAEMAVVTVSVQTNLVISRQGTSVTPVPPITFLYDSQRPTVRLSTTSKMRTKETSIPIVIKFVKPVFGFNSSLITISGGHLLSFQEMTKSIYAVHVQALADSISVYIPENITTDVSGNKNRASNTILIRHYSVPVESLILSTFVTTAFGVTCLIGGFLTVSTATLLSFGAFSRPSSILSSDPARYIFRIAYHIQVFALSKWLAVTLPIEYYEFARGLQWSIPYLKLPWERKNVLPMMVGSSSSRSRLVHSSEIRETGVFKGVQPRAGSLESAAKVYGLPLTPMEYISYFESHHIVPQAEYILDPRNSHGWRDFSRSMFWLSIIGGTLVLVHVLFLFILKFKKKNNEKRSFGALIFPRFEIFLLILALPCFCKASAALLKGGMSSGMAIGFLIMSIVALVMLSLFLFLSCGITLGKLLQYKEVHREGQIFRWYKEIIRAILGPGKRSQWTWKNRPGSTNLTIFGPLFEDLRGPPKYMLSQISVGRVNKRDDRIIASDDETEDAEAPIIQKLFGIMRIYYTFLECSKRVALGIVAGAYVQNSSLKTPTIIVLCMTSFQLFFMVLKKPFIKKKVQLAEIVSVSGEVAIFAICYVFLEQKFSPQNERKIGISMLLIFLLAFLVQMINEWRALYRQIKRLDPINNSFLRGLENALIGFLLFCCPHGLVKNLDRKFPLNNTTETAETTFSANRIQSLGSAASGDKSWLKQIQELARSSFSKDGARTIPGDPSTSKSTKSSGFWRARMSGSSTASTDVSTKQRGLHRELEEIFSLK from the exons ATGGAAATCACACATTTGAGGTGTGCGCCAATGGGTTGTCTGGAGTTGCCTGTGCCGGCTATGATTGGATTGTTG CTTCTGGTTTATGGTGCGGGTGAGGTTGTACCGAGTACATTTGACGTTGTTCAGCCACATTTGAAATATTCTATTGTTGTCCATTTGTCTCAAAGAATTCAATATGGACGTGTGATCTTGGTAATGGACAGAAATTTCTGTTCAGACTCTGCAGGAAACATATTTGCAAGGAGtaaaaattcgagttatttcaTACACATTG ATAGAAGAAGCAATAATGTGAACTTGAAGACTCATATACCAGAAAGACAACTTGCAATTGAAGGTGAAACTAGAACTGTACTGGCAACTAATAAAAATAGGAATCTAAAGGTGTACCTGTATTTCACGGAACCAGTCCTCAACTCATCCACTGAAATTCTAAATTCCATCACCACAAGTGAAGGATCATTTGTGCCCGTCAGTGGGGATACCTTTGGAAATCGAAGATTTGGCTATCAG TTGCAGCTAACAGATGTAGCGGAGATGGCTGTTGTTACTGTGAGCGTGCAAACAAACTTAGTAATCAGCAGACAAGGGACCTCTGTCACTCCTGTACCTCCCATAACTTTTCTCTATG ATTCTCAAAGGCCTACAGTTAGGCTGAGCACAACAAGCAAAATGCGAACAAAAGAAACGAGTATTCCGATTGTGATCAAATTCGTGAAGCCAGTATTTGGCTTTAACTCATCTCTTATAACCATCTCTGGTGGTCATTTGCTCAG TTTCCAGGAGATGACTAAGAGCATCTATGCCGTGCATGTACAAGCACTCGCCGATTCTATATCAGTCTATATTCCCGAAAACATAACCACGGATGTCTCTGGAAATAAAAATAGAGCATCCAACACTATACTAATCAGGCACT ATTCTGTGCCGGTGGAATCTTTGATTCTTTCAACCTTTGTTACTACTGCTTTTGGTGTGACATGTTTGATTGGAGGGTTTCTCACTGTTTCAACAGCAACACTTTTATCTTTTGGAGCATTCTCCAGGCCAAGTTCTATCTTATCCTCTGACCCTGCAAGATATATTTTT AGAATCGCTTACCACATTCAGGTGTTTGCCTTATCTAAATGGCTGGCAGTTACTTTGCCTATAGAATATTATGAATTCGCAAGAGGTCTGCAATGGAGTATCCCTTACTTGAAGCTCCCATGGGAGAGAAAAAATGTCCTGCCAATGATGGTTGGATCGAGTTCTTCTAGGAGCCGACTAGTACATAGTTCTGAAATCCGTGAAACAGGAGTTTTCAAGGGTGTTCAACCAAGAGCTGGCAGTCTGGAATCAGCAGCCAAAGTGTATGGATTGCCACTGACTCCTATGGAATACATATCCTATTTTGAG AGCCATCATATTGTGCCTCAAGCTGAATATATTTTAGATCCAAGAAATTCACACGG GTGGAGAGATTTCAGTAGAAGCATGTTTTGGTTATCCATAATTGGTGGCACCTTGGTTCTGGTCCATGTTTTATTCCTTTTTATCCTTAAATTCAAGAAGAAAAACAACGAAAAACGGAGCTTTGGAGCTCTTATTTTTCCAAGATTCGAGATATTTCTGCTAATTCTTGCGCTACCATGCTTCTGCAAAGCTTCAGCTGCTTTGCTCAAAG GTGGGATGTCTTCTGGAATGGCCATAGGGTTTCTGATCATGAGTATAGTTGCTTTGGTTATGTTATCATTGTTTTTGTTCCTTTCCTGCGGAATCACGCTAGGGAAGCTGCTTCAGTACAAGGAAGTACATCGTGAGGGACAAATATTTCGATGGTATAAAGAAATTATTCGAGCCATACTGGGTCCTGGTAAAAGAAGCCAATGGACGTGGAAGAACCGCCCTGGTTCAACTAATCTTACCATTTTCGGCCCTCTATTTGAGGATCTTAGAGGCCCTCCAAAGTACATGCTGTCTCAGATTTCTGTTGGTCGTGTGAACAAACGTGATGACAGAATAATTGCTTCTGATGACGAAACGGAAGATGCAGAAGCACCCATAATTCAAAAATTGTTTGGAATTATGAGGATTTACTACACATTTCTTGAATGTTCCAAACGTGTGGCACTCGGAATCGTGGCTGGTGCTTATGTACAGAACTCATCCTTAAAAACTCCAACGATCATAGTACTTTGTATGACCTCATTTCAACTGTTCTTCATGGTTCTTAAGAAGCCATTCATTAAGAAAAAGGTCCAGCTAGCCGAGATTGTCTCAGTGTCAGGTGAGGTCGCCATTTTTGCAATCTGTTATGTTTTCTTGGAACAGAAGTTTTCCCCCCAAAACGAGAGGAAAATTGGGATCTCGATGCTGTTGATTTTCTTGTTAGCCTTTCTAGTCCAAATGATCAATGAATGGCGTGCACTATACCGACAGATAAAGCGTCTGGATCCCATTAACAACTCGTTTTTACGAGGTTTGGAAAATGCTTTAATTGGATTCCTCTTGTTCTGTTGTCCCCACGGTTTGGTCAAGAATCTCGACCGAAAGTTCCCTTTAAACAATACTACTGAAACGGCAGAAACGACTTTTTCTGCTAATAGGATTCAGAGCTTGGGGAGCGCGGCCTCCGGAGACAAGTCGTGGTTGAAGCAAATTCAAGAACTAGCAAGATCAAGCTTTAGTAAAGACGGAGCCAGGACCATCCCAGGCGATCCATCCACGAGTAAATCGACCAAGTCGAGCGGATTTTGGAGAGCTAGGATGAGTGGAAGTTCGACTGCGTCTACTGACGTTAGTACAAAACAGAGGGGATTGCACAGAGAATTGGAAGaaattttttcattaaaatga